The proteins below come from a single Triticum aestivum cultivar Chinese Spring chromosome 5D, IWGSC CS RefSeq v2.1, whole genome shotgun sequence genomic window:
- the LOC123124473 gene encoding uncharacterized protein — protein MERRAKASEVDGTAAHRGAPREFLGADTAEKQRGGGDDVVNDGGGAAKLKEDEKQKTAAEGVKPLPHKQVPQPSDVYNPELERL, from the coding sequence ATGGAGCGGCGGGCGAAGGCAAGCGAGGTCGACGGCACGGCTGCCCACCGTGGCGCGCCACGCGAGTTCCTGGGTGCAGACACGGCGGAGAAGCAACGAGGTGGAGGCGACGACGTCGTCAACGATGGTGGCGGCGCGGCGAAGCTAAAGGAGGACGAGAAGCAGAAGACGGCGGCGGAGGGGGTGAAGCCGCTGCCGCACAAGCAGGTTCCGCAGCCTAGCGATGTGTACAACCCGGAGCTCGAGCGCCTCTGA